The following proteins come from a genomic window of Fusibacter sp. A1:
- a CDS encoding pyruvate formate lyase family protein produces MRKRVVELRKQSIDVVPSMSMERACLVTDAYRLYEGSVSTPVLRALVLKHILEKKALYYGKGELIVGERGSVPGEVPTYPELCCHTVEDLEHIRSRAKIPFKIEDKEINKHETYIIPFWKDRSMRSMILKSLPQEWHEAYQGGIFTEFMEQRAPGHTVADKKVIEKGMIGFKQEINERLTRAIKTKEDDSIVEQLRAMLITADAIIAYGQRYEKLIEDEIEKTQSPQELKTLRRVLQTLKRVPKHPPRNTHEALQMYWFIHLAIITELNTWDAYSPGRLDQHLIGYYEKDLNDGFSKEDMEELLQCFWIKFNNQPAPPKVGITLLESGTYTDFANISLGGLKMDGSSGVNEVSVLLLKVIDEMALLQPSTNIQVTQNMPDDFLHSALKVIENGRGQPSLFNADGVVKQLLRQGKTREDAIQGGTSGCVETGAFGKEAYILTGYFNIAKIVEMTLFNGFDHYLNKRNGLSGISVEAMTTYDEFLTAFEVQMKHFLRIKLNGNHIIEKLFEEKMPAMTLSIVTDDCIERGANYHSYGPRYRTRYVQGVGIGSTADMLSVIKHRVYGDERLTIDRLKTALKNNFVGHEELRSELLNKTPKFGNNDMRADECVKDAFDIFFRNVDSVISPMGFVYRVNLLPTTCHVYFGHVMIASSDGRLSGEPLSEGISPVQGMDVKGPTSVILSVSKIPHELTGGTLLNQKYTPDFFKSIKGKNAVQALVRTYFGLGGHHIQFNVVDRENLLNAQKSPKEYKNLVVRVAGYSDYFNHLTPLLQNEIITRTAQM; encoded by the coding sequence ATGAGAAAAAGAGTGGTGGAGTTAAGAAAACAAAGCATCGATGTCGTACCATCGATGAGCATGGAAAGGGCTTGTCTTGTCACAGACGCCTATCGACTCTATGAGGGAAGTGTCAGCACGCCGGTTTTAAGAGCGCTTGTTTTGAAACATATTTTAGAGAAGAAAGCCCTCTATTATGGAAAAGGTGAACTGATCGTAGGAGAGAGGGGCTCGGTACCCGGAGAGGTCCCGACTTATCCTGAACTTTGCTGCCATACGGTGGAAGACCTAGAACACATCCGTTCTCGGGCAAAGATTCCATTTAAGATAGAGGATAAGGAAATCAACAAGCACGAAACCTATATCATACCTTTTTGGAAAGATCGGTCGATGAGGTCGATGATTCTAAAATCATTGCCACAAGAGTGGCATGAGGCCTATCAGGGAGGAATATTCACTGAGTTTATGGAGCAGCGCGCTCCTGGCCATACGGTGGCGGATAAAAAGGTCATCGAAAAGGGAATGATCGGATTTAAGCAGGAAATCAATGAACGACTGACACGTGCGATCAAAACAAAGGAAGACGATTCTATTGTCGAACAGTTACGGGCGATGTTGATTACAGCGGATGCGATCATTGCCTACGGGCAGCGATACGAAAAGCTTATTGAAGACGAAATCGAAAAGACTCAGAGTCCACAAGAGCTTAAAACTCTAAGGCGAGTTCTTCAAACGCTCAAACGGGTTCCTAAACACCCGCCGCGTAACACGCATGAAGCACTTCAGATGTACTGGTTTATCCATCTGGCGATCATCACAGAGCTCAACACATGGGATGCGTACTCTCCAGGACGGCTGGACCAGCATCTGATCGGATATTATGAAAAGGATTTGAATGACGGATTTTCCAAAGAGGACATGGAGGAACTCTTGCAGTGTTTTTGGATCAAATTCAACAATCAGCCGGCACCGCCCAAGGTGGGAATCACGCTTCTTGAAAGCGGGACCTACACCGATTTTGCGAATATCTCCTTAGGCGGGCTGAAGATGGATGGCTCATCTGGAGTGAATGAGGTAAGCGTGTTGCTGCTTAAGGTGATCGATGAGATGGCGCTTTTACAACCGTCTACCAACATACAGGTCACTCAGAACATGCCGGATGATTTTTTGCATAGCGCTCTAAAAGTCATTGAAAACGGCAGGGGACAGCCTTCGCTATTTAATGCGGACGGCGTTGTCAAACAGCTTTTGAGGCAGGGAAAAACTAGAGAGGATGCCATACAGGGTGGTACAAGCGGCTGTGTTGAAACGGGCGCTTTTGGAAAAGAAGCGTATATTCTGACAGGCTACTTCAATATCGCAAAGATTGTCGAGATGACGCTATTTAACGGCTTCGACCATTATTTGAACAAGAGAAACGGACTCTCGGGGATTTCTGTTGAAGCAATGACGACCTACGACGAGTTCTTAACGGCATTTGAAGTTCAGATGAAGCATTTTTTAAGAATTAAGCTGAACGGGAACCATATCATCGAAAAGTTGTTTGAGGAAAAAATGCCGGCGATGACCCTGTCCATCGTCACAGATGACTGTATCGAAAGGGGAGCGAACTATCATTCTTATGGTCCAAGGTACCGCACCCGCTACGTTCAAGGGGTAGGTATCGGAAGCACTGCCGATATGCTGTCTGTGATAAAGCATAGGGTTTATGGAGATGAAAGGCTGACAATCGATAGACTTAAGACGGCCCTTAAGAACAACTTTGTGGGTCATGAGGAGTTGAGAAGTGAGCTGCTGAATAAAACGCCTAAGTTTGGAAACAATGACATGCGGGCAGATGAGTGCGTGAAAGACGCCTTTGATATTTTTTTCAGAAATGTGGATTCCGTGATATCACCCATGGGATTTGTCTATAGGGTCAACCTGCTTCCGACGACCTGTCATGTGTATTTCGGTCATGTCATGATCGCTTCTTCAGACGGCAGGTTGAGTGGTGAGCCCTTATCTGAAGGCATATCACCGGTTCAGGGAATGGACGTCAAGGGACCTACATCGGTGATCCTATCGGTGTCGAAGATCCCTCATGAGCTCACTGGCGGAACACTTTTGAATCAGAAGTACACTCCTGATTTTTTCAAGTCGATAAAAGGGAAAAACGCGGTTCAAGCGCTCGTAAGAACGTACTTCGGTTTAGGCGGGCATCATATCCAGTTCAATGTGGTGGATAGGGAGAACTTGCTGAATGCTCAGAAATCTCCCAAAGAATATAAAAATCTTGTGGTGAGAGTGGCGGGCTATTCGGATTATTTCAACCATCTGACGCCTCTTTTACAAAATGAGATCATCACTCGCACGGCGCAAATGTAA
- a CDS encoding sigma-54-dependent Fis family transcriptional regulator gives MEINKLFDTMLEHMAEGIIVIDSEGIITHFNEPASGIAGVDGESVIGKHLLKVFGKLKQDQSTLMRVLKYGEPVVDFLQEYENARGEKQAILSSTFPILENGMVIGAFEIYRDLKPYRMMIEKLGTFIVSKKNKDSRTIHTCEAIVGKHPSIIRLKEKIASVALTPSTVLITGETGTGKELVAQALHSHSARSNKPFVAQNCAAIPGTLLESVLFGTVIGSFTGAKNTRGLFELANGGTLFLDEINAMPYDLQSKLLRVLQDGVVRPIGSEVDLVVDVRVVASSNSDLKKAIRVNEFRPDLYYRLNVVGFHLPALRERISDIGLLVDHFSLLLSGSMDKPLKHFDQSAIEILTEKQWEGNIRELKALIERIYNLYETTAVDKMVLLECIEEDQEPAVNAGVSKTYGHLQLKSRVASFEINCIQEALSATGGHISKAADLLGLPKQTLHNKMKKYELTAASQK, from the coding sequence ATGGAAATCAATAAATTGTTTGACACCATGCTCGAACATATGGCGGAAGGAATCATCGTGATCGACTCTGAGGGGATCATCACCCACTTCAACGAACCGGCAAGTGGAATTGCAGGCGTTGACGGCGAGTCTGTCATCGGTAAACATCTTCTCAAAGTGTTCGGTAAACTGAAGCAGGATCAATCGACCCTGATGCGGGTACTTAAATACGGTGAGCCCGTCGTTGACTTCTTGCAGGAGTATGAGAACGCCAGAGGCGAAAAACAGGCGATTCTCTCGTCGACTTTTCCTATCCTTGAAAATGGAATGGTGATCGGCGCCTTTGAAATCTATCGGGATTTAAAGCCCTATAGGATGATGATTGAAAAATTGGGGACATTTATCGTCTCGAAAAAAAATAAGGATTCCAGAACGATCCATACCTGCGAAGCAATTGTGGGCAAACATCCGAGCATCATCAGGTTGAAAGAAAAAATCGCTTCGGTTGCCCTGACCCCGTCGACAGTGCTTATCACAGGTGAAACAGGAACAGGAAAAGAACTTGTCGCACAGGCGCTTCATAGCCACAGTGCAAGGAGCAACAAACCATTTGTGGCACAAAATTGTGCCGCTATTCCAGGTACGCTACTTGAGAGTGTCCTCTTTGGAACGGTGATTGGAAGTTTTACAGGTGCGAAGAATACCCGTGGCCTTTTTGAACTGGCAAATGGCGGTACTTTGTTCTTGGATGAAATAAATGCGATGCCTTATGATTTACAGAGCAAGCTGCTGCGTGTCTTGCAAGACGGTGTAGTCAGACCCATCGGCAGTGAGGTGGATTTGGTGGTCGATGTGAGGGTAGTCGCTTCCTCTAACAGTGACCTGAAAAAGGCGATCCGGGTGAATGAATTCAGACCGGACCTATACTACAGGCTAAACGTGGTGGGATTCCATCTTCCCGCTCTCAGAGAGCGAATAAGCGACATCGGACTACTGGTGGATCATTTTAGCCTTTTACTCTCAGGATCGATGGATAAGCCTTTGAAGCATTTTGATCAGAGCGCTATCGAGATCTTGACAGAAAAGCAGTGGGAAGGAAACATACGAGAGCTCAAAGCACTGATCGAAAGAATCTATAACCTCTATGAGACAACCGCTGTAGATAAGATGGTTTTACTCGAATGTATAGAAGAAGACCAGGAACCCGCCGTCAATGCGGGTGTTTCAAAAACATATGGGCACCTTCAGCTCAAATCACGTGTTGCAAGCTTCGAAATAAACTGCATTCAGGAAGCCTTGTCCGCTACGGGAGGCCATATCAGCAAAGCCGCTGACTTGCTTGGACTACCCAAACAGACACTTCATAATAAGATGAAGAAATATGAGTTGACCGCTGCGTCCCAAAAATAG
- the thiC gene encoding phosphomethylpyrimidine synthase ThiC: MNYSTQMDAARKGIVTEQMRVVAEKENLDMTWLLEKMALGQVIIPANKNHKSIVAEGVGDGLKVKINVNLGISKDENSFEKELEKVDKAIEMGAEAIMDLSSYGKTEEFRKALVERSPAMIGTVPIYDAIGFYDKDLKDITADEFFKVVEKHAENGVDFVTIHAGLNRETMDTFKRNPRLNHIVSRGGSLLYAWMELNQAENPFYEQYDRLLEICEAYDMTLSLGDAMRPGSINDSTDASQIKELMVLGELTKRAWKRNVQVMVEGPGHMAINEIEANMVIQKRLCHGAPFYVLGPIVTDIAPGYDHITSAIGGAIAASHGANFLCYVTPAEHLRLPNLDDMKEGIIAAKIAAHAADIANGIKGARDWDYRMSEARQALNWERMFELAIDSEKAVRYRHESMPEHDDSCTMCGKMCSMRNMNKIMAGEDVTLLSKEIT; the protein is encoded by the coding sequence ATGAATTATTCAACGCAAATGGATGCGGCTAGAAAAGGTATTGTCACTGAACAAATGAGAGTTGTTGCGGAAAAAGAAAATCTGGATATGACGTGGCTGCTAGAGAAGATGGCGCTCGGACAAGTGATCATCCCTGCAAACAAGAACCATAAATCGATTGTAGCAGAAGGTGTCGGTGACGGACTTAAGGTTAAGATCAACGTCAATCTCGGAATTTCAAAAGATGAGAACAGCTTTGAAAAGGAACTTGAAAAGGTGGACAAGGCGATCGAGATGGGTGCCGAGGCGATCATGGATCTGAGTTCATACGGCAAGACTGAGGAGTTTAGAAAAGCGCTTGTTGAGAGGTCTCCGGCTATGATCGGGACAGTGCCTATCTATGATGCGATAGGGTTTTATGATAAGGATCTAAAGGATATCACGGCGGATGAGTTCTTCAAGGTGGTCGAGAAACACGCTGAAAACGGAGTGGATTTTGTCACGATCCACGCGGGATTAAATAGGGAAACCATGGACACGTTCAAACGTAATCCAAGACTGAACCATATCGTATCACGTGGAGGCTCGCTCCTTTATGCGTGGATGGAACTCAATCAGGCGGAGAATCCTTTTTATGAGCAGTACGACAGGCTGCTTGAAATCTGTGAAGCCTACGACATGACGCTCTCTCTAGGAGATGCGATGCGTCCAGGCAGCATCAACGATTCGACAGATGCAAGCCAGATCAAAGAATTAATGGTGCTTGGTGAGTTGACAAAACGGGCTTGGAAGCGTAATGTACAAGTGATGGTTGAAGGTCCGGGGCATATGGCCATTAACGAAATCGAAGCGAACATGGTGATTCAAAAGAGACTTTGCCATGGAGCTCCTTTTTATGTACTCGGACCTATCGTAACTGACATCGCACCTGGATATGATCATATCACAAGCGCAATCGGTGGTGCTATCGCCGCAAGCCATGGAGCAAACTTCCTATGCTATGTGACGCCTGCAGAACACCTTAGACTTCCAAATCTTGACGACATGAAAGAAGGCATTATCGCGGCTAAAATCGCCGCACATGCCGCTGACATCGCAAATGGCATCAAAGGTGCGAGAGATTGGGATTATAGGATGAGTGAGGCAAGGCAGGCGCTGAATTGGGAGCGTATGTTCGAGCTCGCCATCGATTCTGAAAAAGCGGTTAGATATCGACATGAATCGATGCCTGAACACGACGACAGCTGTACCATGTGCGGCAAAATGTGCTCGATGCGCAATATGAACAAGATCATGGCTGGTGAGGATGTGACTTTACTTAGCAAGGAGATCACATGA
- a CDS encoding rubredoxin yields the protein MDNYKCTICGYMYKPERGDYINEIPPGVAFEDLPEDYKCPMCGQPKVVFQKM from the coding sequence ATGGATAATTACAAATGCACGATTTGCGGTTATATGTATAAACCTGAGCGCGGAGATTACATCAATGAGATCCCGCCAGGAGTAGCTTTTGAAGATCTGCCTGAAGACTATAAATGTCCTATGTGCGGTCAGCCAAAGGTTGTTTTTCAAAAAATGTGA
- a CDS encoding glutamate-cysteine ligase family protein — MTKREEVKEQLISVFKSGIKSNYLIGAEFEHFIVRRSTLESYNYYEENGIKDILLKMKSYGWNSDDATDAIMMMRKGDGIITLEPGGQIELSIMPNEFVSELTAIYKSFVRDINACLTEEQALISVGYHPVSKINDIPFIPKSRYGEMSAYFTKRGRYAHNMMKGTASTQVGVDFSSEQDCMDKYRMFSALSPFFTAFFDTTPYFEGEKVPGHAMRMQIWEETDSDRSGVLEEAFSPTFSFGDYADRVLKCPPILVLDGSDVKATHEKTLGSLLDEIEMDKDQINHVLTMLFPDVRLKNFVEVRMADAMPFPLNMGYVELIYGLTYCSNLYDYYSQWAKTCTYNEIQQLKADIAVHGNTASFRGRTVRSFMLDLMDRVSKSCHDLTYFGSLRETFEQHPHGYAKYLAGLSKENLLEELEVKFND; from the coding sequence ATGACGAAAAGAGAAGAAGTTAAAGAGCAACTCATATCTGTTTTTAAATCAGGTATCAAATCAAATTATTTAATCGGTGCGGAGTTCGAGCATTTTATAGTAAGAAGAAGCACGCTTGAAAGTTACAATTACTATGAAGAGAACGGAATCAAGGATATTTTACTCAAAATGAAGTCTTACGGTTGGAACTCAGATGACGCGACAGACGCGATCATGATGATGAGAAAAGGTGATGGCATCATAACACTTGAGCCAGGCGGTCAGATTGAGCTAAGTATCATGCCCAATGAGTTCGTGTCGGAGCTGACAGCCATCTACAAATCCTTTGTAAGGGATATCAACGCATGTCTTACCGAGGAGCAGGCGCTGATCAGTGTGGGCTATCATCCGGTATCTAAAATCAACGACATACCCTTTATACCCAAATCAAGATACGGCGAGATGTCCGCATACTTCACTAAAAGGGGCCGTTATGCGCATAACATGATGAAAGGTACAGCCTCGACGCAAGTGGGAGTCGACTTTAGCTCGGAGCAGGACTGTATGGACAAATACAGGATGTTTTCCGCCTTGTCTCCATTCTTTACAGCCTTCTTCGATACGACTCCCTATTTTGAAGGGGAAAAGGTTCCGGGACATGCGATGAGAATGCAGATCTGGGAAGAGACGGATAGCGACCGATCAGGAGTTTTAGAAGAAGCATTTTCGCCAACCTTTTCTTTTGGGGATTATGCCGATAGGGTTTTGAAATGTCCTCCGATTCTTGTACTCGACGGCTCGGATGTCAAGGCTACTCACGAGAAGACCTTGGGATCGCTACTTGATGAGATCGAGATGGACAAGGATCAGATCAACCATGTTCTGACCATGCTGTTCCCAGATGTCAGACTCAAGAATTTTGTAGAGGTGAGAATGGCGGATGCGATGCCTTTTCCTCTCAATATGGGTTATGTGGAGCTGATCTACGGACTGACCTATTGCAGCAATCTTTACGATTATTACAGCCAGTGGGCCAAGACCTGTACCTATAATGAGATTCAGCAGTTAAAGGCGGATATCGCCGTACACGGAAATACCGCTAGCTTTAGAGGGCGGACCGTCAGAAGCTTCATGCTTGATCTGATGGACAGGGTTTCTAAATCTTGTCATGACTTAACTTATTTTGGCTCGCTCAGAGAAACGTTCGAGCAACACCCGCATGGATACGCGAAATACCTTGCGGGACTTAGCAAAGAAAATCTACTGGAAGAATTGGAGGTAAAGTTCAATGACTAG
- a CDS encoding thiamine phosphate synthase — translation MIIGITDSSLFDTWESFKERVVTLLDSDLDYLILREKALNAEEMVSLLLEFMSATDNACRKIVVHSQVEAARHLGLTYVHLPESRVTEARRSHTKYSYSVHSVDGLKALEKGTLFTLIGPAFETACKPGCAPLTEEAMKEALSVFDENLVALGGVTVENAKSLKEIGFEHIALRSSLMTVENPLELIGLYKEMGF, via the coding sequence ATGATTATTGGAATTACAGACAGTTCACTTTTTGATACCTGGGAGTCATTTAAAGAAAGGGTAGTCACACTGCTTGACAGCGATCTGGATTACCTGATTCTTAGAGAAAAAGCCCTTAATGCTGAGGAGATGGTTTCTTTGCTGCTTGAGTTCATGTCAGCCACAGACAACGCATGCAGAAAGATTGTCGTTCATTCTCAAGTGGAGGCGGCAAGGCATTTAGGGCTTACCTATGTGCATTTACCAGAATCTCGAGTGACAGAAGCGAGAAGATCACATACAAAATACAGCTACAGCGTCCATTCGGTTGATGGGCTTAAAGCTTTGGAGAAGGGAACCTTGTTCACCCTGATAGGGCCTGCCTTCGAAACGGCCTGTAAACCGGGATGCGCACCCTTGACTGAAGAGGCCATGAAAGAAGCTCTGAGTGTTTTTGATGAGAATCTTGTCGCCCTCGGAGGCGTTACGGTTGAAAATGCGAAATCGCTCAAAGAAATCGGATTCGAGCACATCGCACTAAGGTCGTCGCTGATGACTGTTGAAAACCCGCTCGAACTGATTGGGCTTTACAAAGAGATGGGTTTCTAA
- a CDS encoding glycyl-radical enzyme activating protein — MLRIFDIKRFAVHDGPGIRTTAFFKGCPLECSWCHNPESISMQLQLMWHKNLCNDCDKCIRRCPSGFETKEQMLGCTELMHCSKCTDACDSSALIRVGRDLITDELIDQLIEDEVFHKASAGGVTLSGGEPLYQGYELVDLVKGLKERNIDVWLDTSGYGDLNLLEELVGIVDGVLFDIKHYDPDAFKKWTGGDLEHVLDGLDISLASKARVIVRWPLIGGVNDSWSTIEGMIELFKRRHVTEVTVVPYHSYGAQKREKCAVKMEDQAFYTPQRQVLDSIVKKCLANNMKCAVEE, encoded by the coding sequence ATGCTAAGAATATTCGATATCAAACGGTTCGCGGTGCATGATGGACCGGGAATAAGAACGACTGCCTTCTTTAAGGGGTGTCCTTTGGAATGTAGCTGGTGTCACAATCCAGAGTCGATCTCGATGCAGTTGCAGCTGATGTGGCATAAAAACTTATGCAATGACTGCGACAAATGCATTCGCCGGTGTCCAAGCGGCTTTGAAACCAAGGAGCAAATGCTTGGGTGCACTGAGTTGATGCACTGCTCTAAATGTACAGACGCATGCGACAGCTCAGCTCTCATCAGAGTGGGCAGGGACCTAATAACAGATGAACTGATCGATCAGCTGATTGAGGATGAAGTCTTTCACAAGGCCTCAGCCGGTGGTGTGACCTTATCGGGTGGCGAACCGCTTTATCAGGGATATGAACTAGTCGATCTGGTAAAGGGACTGAAGGAACGCAACATAGACGTATGGCTTGATACCAGCGGTTATGGCGATTTAAACCTGCTTGAGGAGCTTGTAGGGATTGTGGATGGAGTACTTTTCGACATCAAACACTATGATCCTGACGCTTTTAAAAAATGGACAGGTGGAGATTTGGAACATGTGCTTGATGGACTGGATATCTCACTTGCTTCCAAGGCGCGGGTAATCGTCCGGTGGCCTCTGATCGGTGGTGTCAATGACAGCTGGTCTACGATTGAGGGGATGATTGAACTTTTTAAACGTCGCCATGTAACCGAAGTGACGGTGGTTCCTTACCACAGCTACGGCGCACAAAAAAGAGAGAAGTGCGCTGTGAAAATGGAGGACCAGGCATTTTATACGCCGCAAAGGCAAGTGCTGGACTCTATCGTAAAGAAATGCTTAGCAAATAATATGAAGTGCGCTGTGGAGGAGTAA